One genomic segment of Mycolicibacterium gilvum includes these proteins:
- a CDS encoding D-alanyl-D-alanine carboxypeptidase family protein → MATLRTTLLRASALVTASMLVLAPVAAAQPAPAADPCPYRVTTPPAVDASEVPKPGDPTPGPLPVPAKPMGGDALSGCGVITAPGTPPVPGDVSAEAWLVADLDSGDVIAARDPHGRHRPASIIKVLTAMQALRDLPLMKTVPGTPEDAAQEGTKVGVGEGGVYTVNDLLHGLLMYSGNDAAHALAMQMGGMDTALNKINVLAQKLGARDTRVATPSGLDGPGMSTSVYDMGLFYRYAWHNPVFADIVATRATQFPGREGAGYPIENDNKLLANYPGALGGKTGYTDDAGQTFVGAAERDGRRLVAVLMRGTRQPIAPWEQAARLLDYGFATAPGTKVGTLIEPDPSLGVDRADPAVAALTKTNANANAVLPDVDAMPVRIGVGVIGAVIVLTLIMGARALNRRPAR, encoded by the coding sequence ATGGCGACCTTACGCACCACCCTGCTGCGCGCATCCGCGCTGGTCACAGCTTCGATGCTGGTACTGGCGCCGGTCGCTGCCGCCCAACCGGCGCCCGCTGCCGACCCGTGCCCCTACCGGGTCACCACCCCGCCCGCCGTCGACGCGTCCGAGGTCCCCAAGCCGGGCGACCCGACACCCGGCCCGCTTCCCGTGCCCGCCAAACCGATGGGTGGCGACGCGCTGTCGGGATGCGGTGTCATCACCGCACCGGGCACCCCGCCGGTCCCGGGCGACGTGTCCGCCGAGGCCTGGCTCGTCGCCGACCTCGACAGCGGAGACGTCATCGCCGCCCGCGATCCGCACGGCAGGCACCGCCCCGCCAGCATCATCAAGGTGCTGACCGCGATGCAGGCGCTGCGGGACCTCCCGCTGATGAAGACGGTGCCCGGCACCCCCGAGGACGCCGCACAGGAAGGCACCAAGGTCGGCGTCGGCGAAGGCGGCGTGTACACGGTCAACGACCTGCTGCACGGCCTGTTGATGTACTCCGGCAACGACGCCGCACACGCGCTGGCCATGCAGATGGGCGGTATGGACACCGCGCTGAACAAGATCAACGTGCTGGCCCAGAAGCTGGGCGCCCGCGACACCCGCGTGGCGACCCCGTCGGGTCTCGACGGTCCGGGCATGAGCACGTCGGTCTACGACATGGGCCTGTTCTACCGGTACGCGTGGCACAACCCGGTGTTCGCCGACATCGTCGCGACCCGCGCCACCCAGTTCCCCGGACGCGAGGGTGCCGGTTACCCGATCGAGAACGACAACAAGCTGCTCGCGAACTACCCCGGCGCGCTCGGCGGCAAGACCGGCTACACCGACGACGCCGGACAGACGTTCGTCGGCGCCGCCGAACGCGACGGCCGCCGCCTGGTCGCGGTGCTGATGCGCGGGACGCGGCAGCCGATCGCGCCGTGGGAACAGGCCGCGCGCCTGCTCGACTACGGTTTCGCGACCGCGCCGGGCACCAAGGTGGGCACCCTGATCGAACCCGACCCGTCGCTCGGCGTCGACCGGGCCGACCCCGCCGTGGCGGCCCTGACCAAGACGAACGCCAACGCCAACGCGGTGCTGCCCGACGTCGACGCGATGCCGGTACGGATCGGTGTCGGCGTGATCGGTGCGGTCATCGTGCTGACGCTGATCATGGGCGCCCGCGCGCTGAACCGCCGTCCGGCGCGTTAG
- a CDS encoding metallophosphoesterase, which yields MFLVVLGSVLALMHFYVWKRTVKDTSQGRARRWSSAALVVLMLMLVAALVVPRTVGVPESRWIAWPGYLWFGVLVYLFLVLLALEPVRLVLRRWTRPAPTPAPADAETADPETAPAVDRRVFLARTAAVTAGAAAVGLTGFGAARALGPPDVLRVPVRLSRLAPAFDGFRIAVVSDIHLGPLLGRAHTERIVRMINEAEPDLVAVVGDLVDGTVEELGAAAEPLQDLVAPEGAFFVTGNHEYFVDDTPAWLRELERFGLDVLSNENTLLTRGGAGLHLAGVNDIAGESRSDPPDFDRALAGAGARGPTVLLAHQPIEVEKAADRGVDLQLSGHTHGGQMWPFHYAVELAQPTLAGLSRVGDTQLYVTRGAGFWGPPLRIGAPPDISVLTLRSGD from the coding sequence TTGTTTCTTGTCGTTCTGGGCTCGGTGCTGGCGTTGATGCACTTCTACGTCTGGAAGAGGACGGTCAAAGACACCTCGCAGGGGCGTGCCCGGCGGTGGTCGAGCGCCGCCCTCGTGGTGCTGATGCTGATGCTCGTCGCGGCGCTGGTGGTGCCCCGGACGGTCGGCGTCCCCGAATCGCGGTGGATCGCCTGGCCGGGGTATCTGTGGTTCGGCGTTCTGGTCTACCTGTTCCTGGTGCTGCTGGCGCTGGAACCGGTGCGGCTGGTGCTGCGGCGCTGGACCCGCCCCGCTCCCACACCCGCACCTGCCGACGCCGAGACGGCTGACCCCGAGACGGCGCCGGCCGTCGATCGCCGAGTGTTCCTCGCCCGCACCGCCGCGGTGACCGCCGGTGCCGCGGCGGTCGGGCTGACCGGCTTCGGGGCCGCGCGCGCTCTCGGGCCGCCCGATGTGCTGCGCGTGCCGGTCCGCTTGTCCCGGTTGGCGCCGGCGTTCGACGGCTTCCGCATCGCGGTGGTCTCCGACATCCACCTCGGCCCGTTGCTCGGGCGTGCGCACACCGAACGCATCGTCCGGATGATCAACGAGGCCGAACCCGATCTCGTGGCCGTGGTCGGTGATCTCGTCGACGGCACGGTCGAGGAGCTGGGTGCCGCCGCCGAACCGTTGCAGGACCTGGTGGCCCCCGAGGGTGCCTTCTTCGTGACCGGCAACCACGAGTACTTCGTCGACGACACACCGGCGTGGCTGCGTGAGCTGGAACGGTTCGGGCTCGACGTGTTGAGCAACGAGAACACCCTGCTCACGCGCGGTGGCGCCGGGCTGCACCTGGCCGGGGTCAACGACATCGCCGGGGAGTCCCGGTCCGATCCGCCCGACTTCGACCGTGCCCTGGCCGGGGCGGGCGCGCGGGGCCCGACCGTGCTGTTGGCCCACCAGCCGATCGAGGTCGAGAAGGCGGCCGACCGCGGGGTCGACCTGCAGTTGTCGGGTCACACGCACGGTGGCCAGATGTGGCCTTTCCACTACGCGGTGGAGCTGGCCCAGCCGACGCTCGCGGGACTGTCCCGCGTCGGGGACACCCAGCTGTATGTGACCCGCGGGGCCGGTTTCTGGGGTCCGCCGTTGCGGATCGGCGCCCCGCCGGATATCAGCGTGCTGACTCTGCGGAGCGGCGACTGA
- a CDS encoding AMP-binding protein codes for MTGSYDAGPTDVAILEETIGANFARIARTHPGRDALVDVAGGRRWTYAELDAEIDTVARGLMAIGVERGDRVGIWAPNCPEWVIVQYATAKIGAILVNINPAYRTHELRYVLEQSGVATLISATQFKTSDYVAMVDEVRPDVPALQRVLFIGTADWDTLRAAGSGVDDADLRRRSGALSNRDPINIQYTSGTTGFPKGATLSHRNILNNGFFVTEQIRLQPGDRLCIPVPFYHCFGMVMGNLGCTTHGATIVIPAPAFDPGLTLRAIETERCTAVYGVPTMFIAMQNHPDFAERDLSTLRTGIMAGAVCPVEVMKRCVEEMHLTEMSIAYGMTETSPVSCQTLIDDDLERRTSTIGRVHPHVEIKIVDPETGEIVERGTPGEFCTRGYSVMLGYWREDEKTAQAIDADGWMHTGDLAVMRPDGYCNIVGRIKDVVIRGGENIYPREIEEFLYTHPDIEDAHVIGVPDERYGEEVCAWIRMRPGREALDAAAVREFATNRLAHYKIPRYVHVVDEFPMTVTGKIRKVEMREVSARLLGL; via the coding sequence TCCTACGACGCCGGCCCGACCGATGTCGCGATCCTCGAAGAGACGATCGGCGCGAACTTCGCGCGCATCGCCCGGACCCATCCCGGGCGCGATGCACTCGTCGACGTCGCGGGCGGACGCCGCTGGACCTACGCCGAACTCGATGCCGAGATCGACACTGTCGCCAGGGGTCTGATGGCGATCGGTGTCGAGCGCGGCGACCGGGTCGGTATCTGGGCCCCGAACTGCCCCGAGTGGGTGATCGTGCAGTACGCGACCGCGAAGATCGGCGCGATCCTGGTGAACATCAACCCCGCCTACCGCACCCACGAGTTGCGCTACGTGCTCGAGCAGTCCGGGGTGGCGACGCTGATCTCGGCCACACAGTTCAAGACCTCGGATTACGTCGCGATGGTCGACGAGGTGCGACCGGATGTTCCTGCGCTGCAACGTGTGTTGTTCATCGGCACCGCCGACTGGGACACCCTGCGAGCCGCCGGGTCCGGTGTGGACGACGCCGACCTGCGACGCCGCAGCGGCGCACTGTCCAACCGCGACCCGATCAACATCCAGTACACCTCGGGCACAACGGGTTTCCCCAAGGGCGCGACGCTGTCGCACCGCAACATCCTCAACAACGGCTTCTTCGTCACCGAGCAGATCCGCCTGCAGCCCGGGGACCGGTTGTGCATTCCGGTGCCGTTCTATCACTGCTTCGGCATGGTGATGGGGAATCTGGGCTGCACGACCCATGGCGCGACGATCGTCATCCCCGCGCCGGCATTCGATCCCGGCCTGACCCTGCGTGCGATCGAAACCGAAAGGTGCACGGCCGTTTACGGCGTGCCCACGATGTTCATCGCCATGCAGAACCACCCCGACTTCGCCGAACGCGACCTGTCGACCCTGCGCACCGGGATCATGGCGGGTGCCGTGTGCCCGGTCGAGGTCATGAAGCGCTGCGTCGAGGAGATGCACCTGACCGAGATGTCCATCGCGTACGGGATGACCGAGACCTCCCCGGTGTCCTGCCAGACCCTCATCGACGACGACCTGGAGCGCCGCACGTCGACGATCGGCCGCGTCCACCCTCACGTCGAGATCAAGATCGTCGACCCGGAGACCGGCGAGATCGTCGAGCGGGGAACACCCGGGGAATTCTGCACGCGCGGCTACTCGGTGATGCTGGGCTACTGGCGCGAGGACGAGAAAACCGCCCAGGCGATCGATGCCGACGGTTGGATGCACACCGGGGATCTGGCGGTGATGCGTCCCGACGGTTACTGCAACATCGTCGGCCGGATCAAGGACGTGGTGATCCGCGGCGGCGAGAACATCTATCCCCGTGAGATCGAGGAGTTCCTCTACACCCACCCCGATATCGAGGACGCACACGTGATCGGTGTTCCCGACGAGCGCTACGGCGAAGAGGTGTGTGCGTGGATCCGGATGCGCCCGGGGCGCGAGGCGTTGGACGCCGCGGCGGTGCGGGAATTCGCGACGAACAGGCTCGCCCACTACAAGATCCCGCGGTACGTGCACGTGGTCGACGAGTTCCCGATGACGGTGACGGGCAAGATCCGCAAGGTCGAGATGCGGGAGGTCAGCGCCCGGCTTCTCGGGTTGTGA